Proteins found in one Desulfurispora thermophila DSM 16022 genomic segment:
- a CDS encoding enoyl-CoA hydratase/isomerase family protein, which translates to MEFQTIKYEVKSNKVAVLTFNRPESFNAFNKQLVQESCQAVQMAAADDNVRVLVLTGAGKAFTSGGDLAWLKAADDNIKKREILDLANQLAITVAGFEKILIAAVNGVAAGAGTALVLACDMAIASTQARFAPNFVNIAAVPDSAASWYLPRKVGYHKAAELMLTGSLLDAQQAYELGIFNRLVEPEQLMPYVLELAGKLAAGPQRALRYIKKMLKMSLSNDLPAQVEVEASLQLMAWSDSDFIEGVTAFIQKRPPAFK; encoded by the coding sequence ATGGAATTCCAAACTATTAAGTATGAAGTTAAAAGCAATAAGGTTGCCGTATTGACTTTTAACCGGCCGGAAAGTTTTAATGCTTTTAACAAACAGCTGGTGCAGGAATCCTGTCAGGCTGTGCAAATGGCCGCTGCGGATGATAATGTGCGGGTGCTGGTCTTGACCGGTGCGGGCAAGGCTTTCACTTCGGGCGGCGACTTGGCCTGGTTGAAGGCTGCGGATGATAATATCAAGAAAAGGGAGATTTTAGATTTGGCCAACCAGTTAGCCATTACTGTGGCCGGATTTGAAAAAATTTTAATAGCTGCTGTCAACGGTGTGGCGGCCGGTGCGGGTACGGCGTTGGTGCTGGCCTGTGATATGGCCATTGCTTCCACTCAGGCCAGGTTTGCGCCCAACTTTGTGAATATAGCAGCCGTGCCGGATTCGGCTGCCTCGTGGTATTTACCGCGCAAAGTGGGTTACCACAAAGCTGCCGAGCTGATGCTTACGGGCTCTTTGTTGGACGCTCAACAGGCTTATGAGCTGGGTATTTTCAACCGTTTGGTGGAGCCGGAACAATTGATGCCGTATGTCCTGGAACTGGCCGGCAAGTTGGCTGCCGGGCCCCAGCGGGCATTGCGCTATATCAAGAAGATGTTGAAAATGAGCCTTTCTAACGATTTACCGGCACAAGTGGAGGTAGAGGCTTCTCTGCAGTTAATGGCCTGGTCGGATAGCGATTTTATTGAAGGAGTAACAGCCTTTATCCAAAAACGACCGCCTGCTTTCAAATAA